In a single window of the Cucurbita pepo subsp. pepo cultivar mu-cu-16 chromosome LG18, ASM280686v2, whole genome shotgun sequence genome:
- the LOC111780497 gene encoding protein DEHYDRATION-INDUCED 19 homolog 3-like isoform X1 translates to MDAESWTARLSSASKRYQSALLSRSGLAQHSSGMFMGFEELEGDDDIREEFPCPFCSEFFDIVGLCCHIDEEHPIEARNGVCPVCDMRVGVDMVAHISLQHGNIFKMQRKRKSRKGGSHSTLSLLRKELQEGNLQSLFGGSSGLFTSNAAPDPLLSSFILPMADDYGSVQPHLSAEPNSMKCNSPDKSLERSIPSSPLSVQDEEEKRKRCAFVQGLVMSTILDDNL, encoded by the exons ATGGATGCTGAATCGTGGACTGCTCGTCTTTCTTCTGCTTCCAAGCGCTACCAATCTGCTCTTCTATCACGATCTGGTTTAG CTCAACATTCTTCAGGTATGTTCATGGGGTTTGAAGAACTTGAAGGGGATGATGATATAAGGGAGGAGTTCCCATGCCCATTTTGCTCAGAATTTTTTGATATAGTCGGATTGTGCTGTCACATTGATGAAGAGCATCCTATTGAGGCAAGGAATGGG GTGTGTCCAGTCTGTGACATGAGAGTGGGAGTTGACATGGTTGCGCATATATCCCTGCAGCATGGAAATATTTTCAAG ATGCAGCGTAAGAGAAAATCTCGTAAAGGTGGCTCACACTCGACACTCTCTTTGTTGAGGAAAGAGCTTCAAGAAGGAAATTTGCAGTCTCTCTTTGGGGGTTCTTCAGGTTTATTTACCTCGAATGCAGCGCCCGATCCATTGCTGTCATCGTTTATTCTACCAATGGCTGATGACTATGGCAGTGTTCAACCTCACTTGTCGGCTGAACCAAACTCCATGAAGTGTAATTCACCAGACAAATCATTAGAACG GAGCATCCCGTCGTCGCCCCTGTCCGTGCAGGAcgaggaagagaaaagaaaacgcTGTGCATTTGTTCAAGGGCTGGTAATGTCCACCATCCTTGATGATAATTTATGA
- the LOC111779679 gene encoding exonuclease DPD1, chloroplastic/mitochondrial, with the protein MITAPMCFSILRVPKFGVPTLANLWRENFHPLNRNYGHSSWYDQLGFRIYNLEGGQNKRWTRKSMSTKAGRKAKTDPSSKPSNIRNEILEESVSTSCTISINKSEKNGTQKLQCCNIQETITKDKELARPVTVITFDIETTGFSRELDRIVEIALQDLSGGENSTFQTLINPECYIPNAVVHGITSRMVSRPDVPRMKELIPILLQFIKSRQKPDGYVLLVAHNARTFDVPFLLKEFSRCSVDIPLNWLFFDNILLARQLMKSTDSKIKKISLQALREYYNIPLVGSAHRAMSDVRTLSLILQRLTFDLKLGIPDLIERSFTTSDLINKKKN; encoded by the exons ATGATAACAGCTCCGATGTGCTTCTCAATCTTGCGAGTTCCCAAATTTGGAGTCCCCACTTTAGCTAATTTATGGAGGGAAAACTTCCATCCCTTGAACAGGAATTATGGTCATAGTTCTTGGTATGATCAGCTTGGTTTTAGGATCTATAACCTTGAAGGAGGGCAGAACAAGAGATGGACCAGAAAATCTATGTCCACAAAAGCAGGGAGGAAAGCAAAAACCGACCCGAGCAGTAAACCGAGCAATATCAGGAATGAAATCTTAGAGGAATCGGTTTCAACAAGCTGTACAATTAGCATCAATAAGTCTGAGAAAAATGGAACTCAGAAGCTTCAATGTTGTAATATTCAAGAAACGATTACTAAAGACAAGGAATTGGCTCGCCCGGTGACGGTTATAACCTTCGACATCGAAACAACAGGTTTTAGTCGAGAGCTCGACAGAATAGTGGAAATTGCACTTCAAGATCTCTCAGGAGGAGAAAATAGCACCTTCCAAACATTAATAAACCCAGAATGCTACATTCCAAATGCAGTTGTACATGGCATTACAAGCCGTATGGTCAGTCGACCCGACGTTCCAAG GATGAAGGAACTTATTCCAATCTTATTACAGTTTATCAAAAGCCGTCAGAAACCTGATGGATATGTATTATTGGTAGCTCATAATGCTCGTACCTTCGACGTGCCCTTTTTACTCAAGGAGTTCAGCCGTTGCTCGGTCGACATTCCTCTAAATTGGCTATTTTTCGATAACATTCTTTTAGCCCGTCAGTTGATGAAATCCACAG ATTCgaagattaagaaaatttcattgCAAGCTCTTCGTGAGTATTACAATATTCCATTGGTGGGTTCAGCTCACCGAGCGATGTCGGACGTGAGGACATTGTCGCTGATTCTTCAGCGGCTTACTTTCGACCTCAAGCTAGGTATCCCTGATCTCATTGAAAGATCTTTTACTACTTCTGATCTGattaataagaagaagaactaG
- the LOC111780497 gene encoding protein DEHYDRATION-INDUCED 19 homolog 3-like isoform X2 has protein sequence MDAESWTARLSSASKRYQSALLSRSGLGMFMGFEELEGDDDIREEFPCPFCSEFFDIVGLCCHIDEEHPIEARNGVCPVCDMRVGVDMVAHISLQHGNIFKMQRKRKSRKGGSHSTLSLLRKELQEGNLQSLFGGSSGLFTSNAAPDPLLSSFILPMADDYGSVQPHLSAEPNSMKCNSPDKSLERSIPSSPLSVQDEEEKRKRCAFVQGLVMSTILDDNL, from the exons ATGGATGCTGAATCGTGGACTGCTCGTCTTTCTTCTGCTTCCAAGCGCTACCAATCTGCTCTTCTATCACGATCTGGTTTAG GTATGTTCATGGGGTTTGAAGAACTTGAAGGGGATGATGATATAAGGGAGGAGTTCCCATGCCCATTTTGCTCAGAATTTTTTGATATAGTCGGATTGTGCTGTCACATTGATGAAGAGCATCCTATTGAGGCAAGGAATGGG GTGTGTCCAGTCTGTGACATGAGAGTGGGAGTTGACATGGTTGCGCATATATCCCTGCAGCATGGAAATATTTTCAAG ATGCAGCGTAAGAGAAAATCTCGTAAAGGTGGCTCACACTCGACACTCTCTTTGTTGAGGAAAGAGCTTCAAGAAGGAAATTTGCAGTCTCTCTTTGGGGGTTCTTCAGGTTTATTTACCTCGAATGCAGCGCCCGATCCATTGCTGTCATCGTTTATTCTACCAATGGCTGATGACTATGGCAGTGTTCAACCTCACTTGTCGGCTGAACCAAACTCCATGAAGTGTAATTCACCAGACAAATCATTAGAACG GAGCATCCCGTCGTCGCCCCTGTCCGTGCAGGAcgaggaagagaaaagaaaacgcTGTGCATTTGTTCAAGGGCTGGTAATGTCCACCATCCTTGATGATAATTTATGA